The window TCCACTCGTCAACACTCTTAGGGTGATCCCTTTTATCTGGAATAGCCCATACAGCAATTTCTAAAAATATTTTATTCCCCATCAAGTCATCAACTAAATTATATTTTTTAGCCCAATTTATGATCGTTTCTTTCAACTTGAGTAAATGGGCATTATAATGTGTGTTTGCCTTTTCAAATACATCCCAATCATCTATAAAACTACGATTATTCTCTCTTTGCATTTCATGAATTTTTTCTGTTTCTGTATACAAGGGAATAATATCATCTAAGTCTTTAGTAAATTGAGGTTCAAGATGTTCTGCAACGCGTAGAAAATATGTTATAGCTTGATATTGATAATAGTTTGTAAAAACTGGAATGTTTTTTATTTTATCCCTTTCAGGATGGAAGAAAACTTTTTCCATGCTAACCACCTCAATCATTTATTTACTAGTATTTTCTCAACTTTTTATGAGGATTGATAGGAAATAAGAAAAGTTTTTTAAATTCTTATCTGTAATATGTAATTTAGGAGTCAGAATTTTGTATCTAATGAGATCATCTATCCAAACTTTGCTTTAATTTCATCATATAGTGCTTTTCAGACATAGGAAAAAGCATTAGTTCACATGAAGAACTTGAACAAGTAATTGATTATACGTATAAACTTCAAAAAGGTAGATGTTATTACAGTAATCTGCCACTACCAAAACTAGGGGGAGATGTACCCGATTGAAAAGATATGCATTCTGGATTATATTCCATTCCTGAAACGTATTTTCCAATCTGTGGAGTATCAGAAAAAGCTGCAGAAAAAAAGTATTACAACTTTAAATAAACACCAGTTGTATTTGGCAATCAAGAAGTGGTTCTTTCCAGTGTTAGTTGAGTCACAAAATCTGCACAAATCAAATTTTTATCAAGTAGTTTGATTAATTCATTCATATCACGAACTCTTCAATAATCTTTTGTTTGCCTGAGATTAGAGTAAAGCCCCAATTCAAACAAAGTTGGAAAAAACACAAGAAATGCCGTTTATGGCGTAAGCCCGTATTCAAACGACGCATATAAATAGAGCTGCACCTCCTGTAATATGATCATATCAATATTAAAGGGAGGTGCTTTTCATATGCCAGATCAAAAACTGACTATGGTTCCCGTTACACTTCTTCCTGAAAATAAAAGTAACTCCGTGTCACCACCAACCAGCTCTTCCTCTAGCATCTGCACAATCAAAACAGCAAATGCGGAAATCCTCTTTTATAATGGTGTAGACGAGCACATCATCCTAACAATCATGAGGGAGTTGAAGCATTGGTGAAACATGATTATACGGATGTGAAAAATATCTATATTGTTTGTGGAAAAACGGATATGAGAAAGGGCATTGACGGATTAGCTGCCCTGGTTCAAGATTCTCTTGAATTAGATCCTTATGGGGATTCGATATTTCTTTTTTCCGGATGGAAGAAAGATAGATATAAATGTTTATATTTTGATGGAGATGGTTTTGCCCTTCTCTATAAGCGTTTAGATAATGGGAAGTTACAATGGCCTAAAGATGAACAAGCAGTACGTAATCTATCCCAAAAACAGCTCAGGTGGCTGCTCGAAGGCTTAGCTATTCAGCAACCAAAAGCTATTCAATCATCGGAAAAAGGAACTTTTTAAACACTATTATTTTTTCTTTATCTCCACGTTCGAACTGGTTATAATAATAAGAACGAAAACGAACGGAAAGTGGTGAATGATATGGTGAAAGCTTCTTCTACGAATGAAAATCAGAACGAGAAAATAATTCGGCTGCTTGAAGAGCAGTTGGCTCATTCAAATCAACAAAACAAAGAATTATCGAAACAGATTGAAGCATTAACCGATCAAGTACGCCATTTAACTAAGCTTTTATATGGATCAAAAACTGAAAAAACGAAATATAACGCACCAGACGGGCAAGGTACGTTATTTGATGATGACCCGGTTTTTAGCGAACCTGAGCACACAGAAGAACAAAGCCAACAGACTATTTCTTATACTGTTGTACGAAAAGTTCAAAAGAAAAAACGAAATGATTCACTGCATGATGGCATTGAAGTAGAAGCTATCCACCATCATCCGGAAAATACGACTTGTGACTGTTGCCAAGACCAAATGATTGAAATAGGCAGTTCAATCGTACGTGAAGAGGCTGAATTTATTCCTGCCAGAATGAAGAAAATACAACATATTGAGCATGCATATGAATGTAAGAATTGTAAAAGTGATCTATCTCAAAAAGCGCAAATAAAACGTGGAAAAGCACCGCAACCTCCCATTCAACGTAGTATCGCTGGTCCAAGCGTTCTTGCCAAAGTAATACATGATAAGTTTTCACTATACTTACCACTATACCGACAGGTAAAGGAATGGGATCGTTCTGGTCTGAGTACTAATGATAAGAACCTTTCAAATTGGGTTATTCGTGCATCGCATGATTGGCTATTGCCTATTTACGAGAATATGAAGCATTTAATGATGTCTAAATCGCTCATGCATGTCGATGAAACATATGCACAAATTATCAATCGATCCGATGGGAAATCTGGACAAACCAATGCTTATAATTGGGTATTTCGAAGTGTGCCGAGTCAAGGACCAATAATAACTCTATTTCAAAGTTCATTATCACGTGGTCGATCTGTTCTTGAAAATTTCATTAAAGGATTTTCCGGAACGATTATTTGTGATGGTTATTCTGCCTATGACAAAATTGAAGGTGTCACTTTCGCCAATTGCCTTGCGCACGTTCGTCGCTATTGGTTAAAAGTGGAGAGCAAAAACGGACATATCGGTGTAAAATATTGCGATGAATTATATCGATTGGAAAGGCAATTCAAACACTTGTCTCCAAGTAAGCGCAGAAAAAAACGACAAAAATACTCAAGGCCAATCCTTGAGGAATTTCTAGACTGGGTTGAAAAATCCCCATTCTTCGGCAAAAATGCGCTTGCGAAGGCAGCAGAATATACCTTAAACAGAGCGAATGGTTTAAAAGCATTTTTGATGGATGGTCGTATTGAAATTGATAATAATCCAGCTGAAAATGCCATCCGTCCAAGTGTAGTGGGCCGAAAGAACTGGATCCACTCAGTAAGTGAGGCTGGCGCAAAGGCCAATGCCATCTGTTTAAGTATTGCAGAAACTGCAAAAGCAAATGGTGTGGATTTTTATCGCTATCTATTGAAGTTACTGACGGATTTACCTAATCTAGATATCTATCAACAATCGGATATTTTAAATCAATATATGCCTTGGTCAAAAATGATCCAAGCTGAATGTGGAATTAACATGAAATAGCCGTACATCTGACAAAAAAAGTCATGATATACGGCTATTTGTCATGCATACCGGAAAGGTGCGCTTATTTTTATAATTCGGGCTTACTTTATGGCAGTATATTTTATGAATAGAAAAGAGCCTAAATATACAAGCAGTGAATAAAACCTTGCATATTTTAGGCTCTTTAACTTTATTTCTTATTGTATAATCGCTCATTAGTTGAATAAGCATTTTTTTATCACTCGTTATAAAAAGAGTCCCACGTTATTTCCATC of the Bacillus tuaregi genome contains:
- the tnpB gene encoding IS66 family insertion sequence element accessory protein TnpB (TnpB, as the term is used for proteins encoded by IS66 family insertion elements, is considered an accessory protein, since TnpC, encoded by a neighboring gene, is a DDE family transposase.), translating into MKHDYTDVKNIYIVCGKTDMRKGIDGLAALVQDSLELDPYGDSIFLFSGWKKDRYKCLYFDGDGFALLYKRLDNGKLQWPKDEQAVRNLSQKQLRWLLEGLAIQQPKAIQSSEKGTF
- the tnpC gene encoding IS66 family transposase, coding for MVKASSTNENQNEKIIRLLEEQLAHSNQQNKELSKQIEALTDQVRHLTKLLYGSKTEKTKYNAPDGQGTLFDDDPVFSEPEHTEEQSQQTISYTVVRKVQKKKRNDSLHDGIEVEAIHHHPENTTCDCCQDQMIEIGSSIVREEAEFIPARMKKIQHIEHAYECKNCKSDLSQKAQIKRGKAPQPPIQRSIAGPSVLAKVIHDKFSLYLPLYRQVKEWDRSGLSTNDKNLSNWVIRASHDWLLPIYENMKHLMMSKSLMHVDETYAQIINRSDGKSGQTNAYNWVFRSVPSQGPIITLFQSSLSRGRSVLENFIKGFSGTIICDGYSAYDKIEGVTFANCLAHVRRYWLKVESKNGHIGVKYCDELYRLERQFKHLSPSKRRKKRQKYSRPILEEFLDWVEKSPFFGKNALAKAAEYTLNRANGLKAFLMDGRIEIDNNPAENAIRPSVVGRKNWIHSVSEAGAKANAICLSIAETAKANGVDFYRYLLKLLTDLPNLDIYQQSDILNQYMPWSKMIQAECGINMK